One window of Pieris napi chromosome 14, ilPieNapi1.2, whole genome shotgun sequence genomic DNA carries:
- the LOC125055692 gene encoding iron-sulfur cluster assembly 1 homolog, mitochondrial, protein MATKTIASATVRAVKKRVLPSRAALVLTQSAVQKVREIMAKEDAKGFIGLKVGVRQRGCNGLSYTLDYAKERGKLDEEVKQDGVTIIIDRKAQLTLLGTEMDFVEDKLSSEFVFNNPNIKGTCGCGESFSI, encoded by the exons ATGGCCACTAAAACAATAGCAAGTGCGACGGTCAGAGCTGTGAAGAAACGCGTTCTACCTTCACGAGCTGCTCTAGTCCTAACTCAGTCAGCTGTTCAGAAAGTAAGAGAAATTATGGCAAAAGAAGATGCAAAGGGTTTTATAGGATTGAAAGTAGGAGTACGTCAAAGGGGTTGCAATGGACTATCGTACACATTAGATTATGCAAAAGAAAGGGGCAAGCTTGATGAAGAAGTTAAGCAGGATGGGGTGACTATTATAATTGATAGAAAGGCACAGTTGACGTTATTAG GTACTGAAATGGATTTTGTGGAAGACAAATTGTCGTCAGAGTTTGTATTCAATAATCCAAATATCAAAGGCACCTGCGGTTGTGGAGAATCTTttagtatataa
- the LOC125055963 gene encoding translocation protein SEC63 homolog, translated as MGGQKFEYDESGSTFFYFVLSFLALILVPATFYYWPRKRKEDPEKLAEQCQCPSCLKKKIIIEQSQPYKNFKNFLIILAIVSGWVLLGFLTVKVSQFDYEMSNFDPYDILGLPPGATQAEIKKSYRKQSLILHPDKETGDEKAFMRLTKAYQALTDDEARRNWEKYGNPDGPGAMSFGIALPSWIVEKENSVWVLGLYALVFMVALPTVVGTWWYRSIRYSGEQVLLDTTQMYFFFCHKTPSMPLKRALMILAASCEFDKRHNSEIIERITDNEEVPSLLRDLPNLGEKNKEQPLCRPYSIKARALLHAHLSRMKLPEDTLEVDRRYIVSRCPDLIVEMVNCVNQLIALAYARRIPRLPTIETIENCMKLSPMIVQGLWEYKSPLLQLPYITEDHLKYFTNRKKHIKSLLQLAQLPGDERRQLLRFLNDEQYEDLVKVLGNMPYIHFQVNTEVIDDENSTVVTAGAIVTVTVLLQRTNMKELFGDSSIREKNKIKEEEENVEGDDKEKDKEKNDKKDVFKRPVWMKQGKKMQKKGKKVVKQVKAAPPTPPPADVKKKEKEPKKKDDDGEESDANSSDESGTHSDASANESRDKSSPEDDDDDQWEKFQKRLQKRERLEGRSKSSHPVHCPYFPLEKQEFWWCYICDRKSHTLLTAPAHVTALVDSHELQLRFTAPRWPGVYTLACCLRSDSYIGMDQQQDMKLDVKEAAAVPAEHPQWDLSDSDSDHNDQGDNESEFTTDDEVEEE; from the exons atgggAGGACAAAAATTCGAATACGATGAGAGTGGATCTacattcttttattttgttttatcattTCTTGCATTAATTTTGGTTCCGGCGACATTTTATTACTGGCCAAGGAAACGAAAAGAAG ATCCAGAAAAATTAGCTGAACAATGTCAGTGTCCAagttgtttaaagaaaaagataaTTATAGAACAATCACAACCAtacaaaaacttcaaaaatttccTTATTATATTGGCTATAGTATCAGGGTGGGTTCTATTAGGATTTCTTACAGTCAAAGTTTCCCAATTTGATTATGAAATGTCCAATTTTGATCCATATGATATTTTGGGTTTGCCGCCTGGCGCTACTCAAGCTGAAATTAAGAAATCCTATCGTAAACAGTCTCTTATATTGCACCCTGACAAAGAGACAGGAGATGAAAAGGCATTTATGAGATTAACAAAGGCCTATCAa GCATTAACGGATGATGAAGCTAGAAGAAATTGGGAGAAATATGGCAACCCTGATGGGCCAGGTGCTATGAGTTTTGGCATAGCCCTGCCGAGTTGGATAGTAGAAAAGGAAAATAGTGTGTGGGTGCTTGGGCTATATGCACTTGTTTTTATGGTGGCTCTTCCCACTGtt GTGGGTACTTGGTGGTATCGCTCCATACGTTACTCTGGTGAACAAGTGTTGCTAGATACAACTCAgatgtatttctttttctgtCATAAAACTCCATCTATGCCATTGAAAAGGGCCCTTATGATACTTGCAGCATCATGTGAGTTTGATAAAAGGCATAACTCAGAAATAATCGAGAGAATAACAGACAATGAAGAAGTGCCCAGT TTACTACGGGATCTGCCAAACCTGGGCGAGAAAAACAAAGAGCAACCATTATGTCGACCATACAGTATTAAAGCTAGAGCTCTACTACACGCACATTTGTCACGTATGAAGTTACCAGAAGACACGCTAGAAGTGGATAGACGGTATATTGTGTCACGGTGCCCGGATCTCATTGTTGAGATGGTCAACTGTGTGAACCAGCTCATTGCATTGGCTTATGCTAGACGAA TACCTCGTCTCCCAACAATagaaacaatagaaaactgTATGAAACTATCACCTATGATTGTGCAAGGACTCTGGGAGTACAAATCTCCATTGTTACAACTGCCATACATAACAGaggatcatttaaaatactttacaaatagaaaaaagCATATAAAATCACTTCTACAATTAGCACAATTACCAGGAGATGAGAGACGACAGCTGTTAAGGTTTTTGAATGATGAACAGTACGAGGATCTGGTTAAAGTGCTGGGAAATATGCCGTACATACATTTCCAGGTCAATACTGAAG TGATAGATGACGAGAACTCTACAGTGGTAACAGCGGGTGCAATTGTTACTGTCACAGTGCTATTACAGAGAACGAATATGAAAGAACTTTTTGGTGATAGCAGTATCAGAGAGAAAAATAAGATAAA ggaagaagaagaaaacGTGGAAGGTGATGATAAAGAAAAGGATAAGGAGAAGAATGACAAGAAAGATGTGTTCAAGCGGCCGGTTTGGATGAAACAAGGCAAGAAAATGCAGAAGAAAGGCAAAAAAGTCGTCAAACAAGTTAAAGCAGCTCCACCTACGCCCCCACCAGCTGATGTtaagaagaaagaaaaggaaCCAAAGAAGAAGGATGATGatg GCGAAGAATCAGATGCGAACAGTTCCGATGAGTCGGGCACGCATAGCGACGCGTCGGCGAACGAGTCGCGCGATAAGTCATCCCCGGaggatgatgatgatgaccAGTGGGAGAAGTTCCAGAAGAGACTGCAGAAGCGGGAAAGACTTGAGGGGAGATCTAAGAGTTCCCATCCTGTACACTGTCCTTACTTCCCATTG GAGAAACAAGAGTTCTGGTGGTGTTATATTTGCGATCGCAAATCTCACACGCTCCTAACTGCGCCGGCGCATGTGACAGCGCTCGTCGACTCGCACGAACTTCAGCTGAGATTCACAGCGCCCCGTTGGCCTGGTGTCTACACTCTGGCTTGCTGCCTTAGATCTG ATTCATACATCGGTATGGATCAGCAGCAGGATATGAAACTGGATGTGAAGGAAGCAGCAGCAGTTCCAGCTGAACATCCACAGTGGGACCTCTCTGACTCCGATTCGGATCATAATGACCAG GGGGACAATGAAAGTGAGTTCACTACGGACGACGAGGTGGAGGAAGagtaa